Genomic window (Candidatus Binatia bacterium):
CGAGGACGCCGGAGGCGGTCGAACGCTTCATCCAGAGCGAGCCCGGCGAATGGGTCGTGAAGGCGCAAGTGCTGATGGGCGGGCGCGGGAAGGCCGGCAAGATCAAGATGGCGGGCAGTGCCGCCGAGGGACGCAGCGCAACGCAAGAGATCATGGCGACGCCCATGCCGCCAAATCGTCAAAATCCGCGGGCCGAACCGATCAACTCGGTGTTGGTTGAGGAGCGCCTCGCGATCGCCAAGGAGGCCTACTGCGCGATTACGATCGACCGAGCGGCGCGCAAACCCGTAATGATCGTGAGCCGCTTCGGCGGCATGGACATCGAAGAAGTCGCGGAGCGTCATCCCGAGTCGATCGCGAGATTCTACCTCGACACGGCGATCGGCTATTCGCCCTTCGTCGGGCGCGAGCTGGCTTTCCGAGCGGAGCTCGATCCGGGATATCGCAGGCAGTTTCCCGCGATCGCCGGGGCACTGTACGATCTGTTCTTCGACTACGGGGCGAAGCTCGTCGAGATCAATCCGCTCGCGCTGACGTCCGATGGGCGCGTGATCGCCTCGGACGCGAAGGTCGAGCTCGACGACGACGCCCTGTTCCGCAACCCCGAGTTCGATGAATGGCGCAAGAGCCTGGCGCTGGACGAGGACGAGATCCTCGCGGCGCAGGCGGGCGTCGGTATACGCAACTTCCGGCGCTTTCCCGGCAACGTCGGCACGATGGCCAACGGCGCGGGGCTGGCGATGGCGACGATGGACGCCGTGGCCAACGCCGGGGGCGCGATCGCAAACTTTCTCGACGTCGGCGGCGGCGCGAACGCACAGCGCGTGCGCAGCAGCTACGAGCTCGTCGTCAACAACACCGGCGCGACGGTCTTGTTCATCAACATCTTCGGCGGCATCACACGCGGCGACGAGGTTGCGCGCGGCGTCGTCGAGGCGATGCAGCAAACGACGTCGCGCAAGATTCCGCTCGTCATTCGGCTGACCGGCACCAACGAGGAAGAAGGCCGCAAAATTCTCGCCGACGCCGGAATGACGCCCGTGGAGACGATGGACGAAGGCGCGCGCGAAGCGGTCCGCCTGGCTTCCGCGTGAAAGGCAACGATGGCGATCTTCTTAGATAAGAACAGCAAGGTGATCGTGCAGGGCATCACCGGATCCGAAGGATCGTATCACACGGATCGGATGGTGAAATACGGCACGAACGTCGTGGGCGGCGTAACCCCCGGCAAAGGCGGGCAGAGGACGCCGCAGGGGCTGCCGGTCTTCGACACCGTCAAAGAGGCCGTCGACGCGACCGGCGCGACGCACACCTGCATTTTCGTGCCGCCGCCCTTTGCCGCCGACGCGCTGTACGAGGCGTACGACGCCGGCATCACGCTCGCGGTCTGCATCACCGAAGGCGTCCCCGTGCACGACATGCTCGAGGTCGTCGCCACGACGCGCGGCATGCGGATCATCGGCCCCAACTGCCCGGGTCTCGTCTCACCGGGGAAGGCGCTCGTGGGGATCATGCCGGGCCACGTCTTCAAAGAGGGGCCGGTCGGCCTGATGTCGCGCTCGGGCACGCTGACCTACGAGGTAGTCGACCTTCTCACGCGGGCCGGGTTGGGCCAGTCGACCTGTGTGGGCGTCGGGGGCGACCCGATCATCGGAACGACGTTCGTCGAGTGCTTGCGGGAGTTCAAGAACGATCCCCAGACTCGGGCACTGGTCGTCTGCGGGGAGATCGGGGGGTCGGACGAAGAGGACGCCGCCGCCTTCATCGCCGAGCACCTGCCCGAGCTGCCGGTCGTGGCCTTCGTCGGCGGGCGCAACGCGCCGCCGGGGAAGTCGCTCGGCCACGCCGGCGCGATCATCTCGGGCGGATTC
Coding sequences:
- the sucC gene encoding ADP-forming succinate--CoA ligase subunit beta, which produces MNLLEHQGKELFKRAGIAVPRAHHARTPEAVERFIQSEPGEWVVKAQVLMGGRGKAGKIKMAGSAAEGRSATQEIMATPMPPNRQNPRAEPINSVLVEERLAIAKEAYCAITIDRAARKPVMIVSRFGGMDIEEVAERHPESIARFYLDTAIGYSPFVGRELAFRAELDPGYRRQFPAIAGALYDLFFDYGAKLVEINPLALTSDGRVIASDAKVELDDDALFRNPEFDEWRKSLALDEDEILAAQAGVGIRNFRRFPGNVGTMANGAGLAMATMDAVANAGGAIANFLDVGGGANAQRVRSSYELVVNNTGATVLFINIFGGITRGDEVARGVVEAMQQTTSRKIPLVIRLTGTNEEEGRKILADAGMTPVETMDEGAREAVRLASA
- the sucD gene encoding succinate--CoA ligase subunit alpha is translated as MAIFLDKNSKVIVQGITGSEGSYHTDRMVKYGTNVVGGVTPGKGGQRTPQGLPVFDTVKEAVDATGATHTCIFVPPPFAADALYEAYDAGITLAVCITEGVPVHDMLEVVATTRGMRIIGPNCPGLVSPGKALVGIMPGHVFKEGPVGLMSRSGTLTYEVVDLLTRAGLGQSTCVGVGGDPIIGTTFVECLREFKNDPQTRALVVCGEIGGSDEEDAAAFIAEHLPELPVVAFVGGRNAPPGKSLGHAGAIISGGFGTPEGKVAAFEAAGVPVAQRPSEIPQLVAERLAVRA